The window TGGTTGGGCTGATGACCGGCAAGGCGATCGCGGCGGCGGCGAACAAGCCCTTCGTGGCGGTCAACCATCTGGAGGCCCACGCCCTGACCGCGCGGCTGACCGACGGCCTTGCCTTTCCCTATCTGTTGCTGCTCGTCACCGGCGGCCACACCCAGATCGTCAAGGTCGAGGATGTCGGCCGCTACCGGCGCTGGGGTACGACGGTCGACGACGCCGCCGGCGAGGCCTTCGACAAGGTCGCCAAGATGCTGGGCCTCGGCTGGCCGGGCGGGCCGGCGGTCGAGGCGCAGGCGCTGAAGGGCGATGCCGCGCGGTTCGCCTTCCCCCGGCCGATGACCGGCCGGGCGGGCTGCGACTTCTCGTTTTCCGGGCTGAAGACGGCGGTCCGGATCGAGGCGCAGCGGATCGCGCCGCTGTCGGAAACCGACGTCGCCGACCTGTGCGCCGCGTTCCAGGCGGCGGTCGTCGACAGCCTCGCCGACCGCACCGGGAATGCGCTTTTGCGGTTTACCGAGGAGACCGGCGCCGCGCCGGTGCTGGTGGTGGCCGGCGGCGTCGCCGCCAACCAGGCCGTGCGGGCGCGGCTCGAGGCGCTTGCTGCCGCGCACGGGGCAACGCACGGGGCCGGGCTGGTGGCGCCG is drawn from Microbaculum marinisediminis and contains these coding sequences:
- the tsaD gene encoding tRNA (adenosine(37)-N6)-threonylcarbamoyltransferase complex transferase subunit TsaD — its product is MRVLGIETSCDETAAAVVARTGDGDGFSGRILSNVVLSQLAEHTPYGGVVPEIAARAHVETLDGLIAQALAEAGCGLDDLDGIAATAGPGLIGGLLVGLMTGKAIAAAANKPFVAVNHLEAHALTARLTDGLAFPYLLLLVTGGHTQIVKVEDVGRYRRWGTTVDDAAGEAFDKVAKMLGLGWPGGPAVEAQALKGDAARFAFPRPMTGRAGCDFSFSGLKTAVRIEAQRIAPLSETDVADLCAAFQAAVVDSLADRTGNALLRFTEETGAAPVLVVAGGVAANQAVRARLEALAAAHGATHGAGLVAPPLKLCGDNAAMVAWAGCERLARGATDTLDAPARARWSLEDVEAA